The Bacteroides ovatus genomic interval TATCCTGACATTGCTCGGATTGATCCTTGCGATCGGTATTGTGGTGGATGATGCGATTGTGGTGGTGGAAGGTGTGGAACATATCATGGAAACGGAGCACCTAAGTCCTTATGAAGCTACGAAAAAAGCGATGAACGGACTTGCCAGTGCTTTGATTGCCACTTCGCTGGTATTGGCGGCTGTGTTCGTCCCGGTTAGCTTTTTAAGTGGGATTACAGGACAGTTGTATCGCCAGTTTACGGTGACAATTGTAGTATCCGTGCTTATTTCTACGGTCGTGGCTCTGACATTGAGTCCGGTGATGTGTTCGCTGATTCTGAAACCGGATAGCGGGAAGAAAAAGAATATCGTTTTCCGGAAGATTAATGAATGGCTGGGTATCGGTAGTAATAAGTATGTAGCTGCCGTAACTCGTACAATTAAGCATCCTCGTCGAGTTTTGAGTGCTTTTGGTATGGTGTTGATTGCTATCATGTTGATTCATCGCATTATTCCGACCAGTTTCTTACCTGTGGAAGATCAGGGATATTTCAAGATTGAATTGGAACTGCCGGAAGGGGCTACTCTGGAACGTACCCGTATCGTGACAGAGCGTGCCATTGCTTATCTGGAAAAGAACCCGTACATTGAGTATATACAGAATGTAACGGGAAGTAGTCCTCGTGTCGGAAGTAACCAGGGACGTGCAGAACTGACGGTGATCCTGAAACCTTGGGAGGAACGGAAGAGTACCACTATTGAGAAGATCATGCATACGGTAGAGAAACATCTTGAGGAATATCCGGAATGTAAAGTCTATCTGTCCACTCCTCCGGTTATTCCGGGGCTCGGTAGTTCGGGAGGTTTTGAGATGCAGCTGGAAGCTCGTGGAGAAGCCACTTTTGATAATTTGGTAGACGCGACAGATACATTAATGTACTACGCATCCAAACGCAAAGAGTTGGCGGGCTTGTCATCTTCTTTGCAGTCGGAAATCCCACAACTCTATTTTGATGTGGATCGAGACAAAGTGAAGATGCTGGGTGTACCTTTGGCTGATGTGTTTTCTACCATGAAGGCTTATACCGGTTCGGTTTATGTGAACGACTTTAATATGTTCAACCGTATATATAAGGTTTATATTCAGGCAGAAGCTCCTTATCGCGAACACAAAGACAATATTAATTTGTTTTTTGTGAAAGCCTCCAATGGAGCGATGGTACCATTGACTTCTCTGGGAAATGCATCATATACCACAGGACCGGGAAGTATCAAACGTTTCAATATGTTTACTACGGCCGTTATTCGTGGAGCAGCTGCGCAAGGATATAGTTCCGGACAGGCGATGGAGATCATGGAACAGATTGCCCGCGATCATCTTCCCGATAATATCGGACTGGAATGGAGCGGCCTTTCCTATCAGGAGAAGCAGGCGGGAGGTCAGACGGGTATGGTGATGGCACTGGTATTCTTGTTCGTTTTCCTCTTCCTTGCTGCACAATACGAAAGTTGGACAGTGCCTATTGCTGTGTTGCTTTCTTTACCTGTGGCTGCTTTGGGAGCCTATTTGGGAGTATGGGTTTGCGGATTGGAAAACGATGTCTATTTCCAGATTGGCTTGGTTATGTTGGTCGGACTTGCCGCTAAGAATGCAATTTTGATTGTAGAGTTCGCAAAGGTGCAGGTAGATAAAGGTGAAGACTTGGTGCAATCGGCCATATACGCAGCCAAATTGCGTTTCCGTCCGATTCTGATGACCTCTCTTGCCTTTGTGCTCGGTATGCTTCCGATGGTACTGGCAAGTGGTCCGGGTTCGGCAAGCCGGCAGGCAATCGGTACAGGTGTATTTTTCGGAATGATATTTGCCATCGTATTTGGTATCATTCTTGTGCCGTTCTTCTTTGTGATGGTGTATAAAACAAAGTCGAAAATCTTAAAACATAAGAAATAATGAAACGAAAGAAACTATATATTGCTATCCTGTTACTTGCCGGAGTACTGACTTCCTGCAAGGTAGGGAAAAGCTATGTCCGTCCTGATCTTCATTTACCCGACAGCTTGGAAAGATCACAGGATTCGGTTAGCTTCGGTGACCAGGACTGGAGGGATATTTATACAGATGCTACATTGAGAAGTCTGATAGAGCGTGCATTGGATCATAATAAAGATATGCTGATTGCTGCTGCCCGTGTGAAAGAAATGGCTGCGCAGAAACGAATTTCTACGGCTGCATTGCTTCCGGATATTAAAGGAAAAGTGACAGGGGAACGCGAACTCGAGAATCATGGAGGAGATGCTTTCAAGAGATCGGATACCTTTGAAGCACAATTCCTCGTTTCGTGGGAAGTCGATCTTTGGGGAAATCTGCGTTGGGCGCGTTCGGCCAGCATTGCCGAGTATCTGCAATCTATTGAAGCACAACGTGCATTGCAGATGACGATTGTGGCTGAAGTGGCACAGGCTTACTATGAACTGGTAGCTTTGGATACAGAGCTTGATATTGTCAAACAGACATTGAAAGCCCGTGAAGAAGGGGTGCGCCTGGCGCGTATCCGGTTTGCCGGTGGATTGACTTCCGAGACTTCCTATCGACAGGCACAAGTGGAGTTGGCACGTACGGCCACTTTGGTTCCTGACTTGGAACGTAAAATCTCCCTGAAAGAGAACGATATTGCTTATCTTGCGGGTGAATATCCTAATAAGATAGCCCGTTCCCGTTTGCTTCAGGAGTTTAATTCTCCGGAAACACTTCCTGTAGGGTTGCCGTCTACTTTGTTGGAACGCCGTCCCGACATTCGTCAGGCAGAGCAGAAATTGATTGCTGCCAATGCAAAAGTAGGAGTGGCCTATACGAATATGTTCCCGCGTCTTGCCCTGACAGGTGGTTTCGGTAGTGAAAGTACTTCTTTGTCGGAACTCTTGAAATCTCCCTATGCAGTTATGGAAGGAGCTTTATTAACTCCTATCTTTGGTTGGGGAAAGAACCGTGCGGCATTGAAAGCGAAAAAGGCTGCTTATGAGGCTGAAGTACATAGTTATGAGAAATCCGTACTGGAAGCTTTCAAGGAAACACGTAATGCGATTGTCAACTTCAACAAGATTAAGGAAGTGTACGAACTTCGTGCCAATCTGGAACGTTCGGCCAAGAGCTACATGGACTTGGCACAATTGCAGTACATCAATGGAGTCATCAACTATCTGGATGTGTTGGATGCCCAACGTGGATACTTTGATGCCCAAATCGGATTGAGTAATGCCATTCGTGACGAGTTGATTGCGGTGGTTCAACTTTATAAGGCTCTTGGCGGAGGCTGGGAGCAGAATCCCTAGAATTATATTATAAATTAGCTCGCTGAAGAAAACGTAAAGAGGTTGTGTCAAAACGCTGACACAGCCTTTTTTTATGCGCAAAGCCCAGACTTTCTCAAGCCCGGGCTTTGTTATTACCCAAAGTTTTCGTATCTTTAGGTATAAAGTTTTTCGTTATGGCAAAGTTACATTTTCGTCCTTACATTCCCAACCAAACCGTTCTTTTTCCACAAAGAATTGATGAAAACATAGCTGCGACCGACCCGGTCCGCATCGTGAATGCTGTTATTGACAATCTCAATCTTGAGAGTTTCAAGAAGCTTTATAAGGAAACGGGCCGTTGTCCTTATCATCCTAAAATGATGCTTAAGGTGATAATCTACGCCTACATGAATAATATCTATTCTTGCCGTAAAATAGAGAAGCACCTCCTTCGTGACATTCATTATATTTGGCTTGCCGGTAATGAGCATCCGGATTTTATCACGATCAACCGTTTTCGTAACCGTGTAAAGGAGGAAATAAATAATGTATTTACCCAGTTGGTTCTTGTCCTTGCCGATAAAGGTTTCATCAGCCTTGATGTGGAGTATATCGACGGCACCAAGATTGAATCCAAAGCCAACAAATATACTTTTGTCTGGCGCAAGACAGTCGAACGGAACCGTACGAGACTAATGGATAAAATCCGTATTCTCTTGGAACAGGTGGATGAAGCCATTGCACAGGAGAACTCTATAAAAGACACATCCGTGGAGTTTACTCCCTGCAGGCTCTCTGACATAGTGGATGAACTTAAAGAAGCCCTGGAACGCCAGCCTGCAACAAAGGATAAGGAAGAAAAGAAAGCCCTGCGCAAAAAGAAGAAGCAGGTCATGGAACTTGAAGGGTATCGTGACAAGCTGATAGAATACGACAATCACCTTGATACCCTTGGAGAACGTAACTCCTATTCCAAGACCGATCCTGGTGCCACATTCATGCGCATGAAAGAAGATGCCATGAAGAACGGGCAGACCAAACCCGGATATAATCTGCAAATAGGTACTGAAAACCAATTCATCACAGACTTCCGTCTGTTTCCCAACCCTACCGATACACTGACCCTCATACCTTTTTTCCACTCTTTCCAGTACCGCTATAACCGTTTACCGAATATCTGTGTGGCAGACTCCGGTTACGGTTCGGAAGAAAATTACCGGTTCATGCAGGAGAATGGGATAGAAGCCTTCATCAAGTATAATTACTTCCATAAAGAACAGCGTCCTCGTTATACTCCCAACCCATTCCATGCCGAAAGTCTCCATTACAATGCCCAAGAGGATTATTACGTTTGTCCTATGGGACAGCACATGAACCGTATAGGAACCAAACGTGACAAGACAGCGAGCGGATACATCATCGAAAGTGCCCGGTATAAAGCAAAAAGATGCGAAGGTTGCCCTTTGCGTGGCAGTTGTTTTAAAGCTCGGGGGAACCGTATTATAGAAGTCAACCACCGATTAAATCAATACAAACGGCAGGCACGGGAAAGGTTGCTCTCAGAAGAAGGTATCAAGCATAGAGGCAGGAGGTGTATAGAACCAGAGGCTGTGTTTGGACAAATGAAATACAACATGGCATACAGAAGATTCCGGCATGTGGGAGAAGACAAGGTTACAATGGACTTTGCTTTCTTTGCTATAGCCTTTAATATCAAAAAAATGTGTGCTAAACTGATAAAAGAAGGAAAGGGGCTCATTACAGTTGCCAAATATATGTTTATGGGACTATTTATAACCCGATATAATTGGAATATAGCAACTTGTTGCCAAATGCATGAGGAAAAAGCAGCATAGCCAAAAGAAAATATAGCAGAACTGTAAAATATAAAAGAGGTTGTGCCAACGTTTTGACACAACCTCTTAATTTTTCTTTCTTCTTTCTTTTGTCTTAAAAACAACAGAAGAAGAATTTTTATAATTCGGAAAAAAATGCGAAATTTGCAACGCTTTTCAAGTTTGACAAGAAACTTACTAACACCTTTAAATAAAAAATTAAAGAAAATGACTAAAAGTGCATTGCAAATCGCAAGGGCTGCTTACCAGCCCAAACTTCCGAAAGCATTGGCATCAGGAGCTGTTAAGGCTGTAGCAGGTGCTGCTACTCAATCTGTAGCCGATCAGGAAGCTATCAAAGCATTATTCCCGAACACGTATGGAATGCCGTTGATTACATTCGAAGCTGGTGAAGCTGTTGCTCTTCCTGCTATGAATGTAGGTGTAATTCTTTCCGGTGGTCAGGCTCCGGGCGGACACAATGTAATCTCCGGTTTGTTCGATGGTATCAAGAAATTGAACCCGGAAAACAAATTATATGGTTTTATTCTGGGTCCTGGTGGTCTGGTAGATCACAACTATATGGAGCTGACTGCTGATATCATCGACGAATACCGTAACACAGGTGGTTTCGATATCATCGGTTCCGGACGTACGAAGCTGGAAGCTGAAAGCCAGTTTGAAAAAGGACTTGAAATCATCAAACAACTGGGCATCAAGGCACTGGTTATTATTGGTGGGGACGACTCTAATACAAATGCTTGTGTATTGGCTGAATACTATGCTGCTAAGAAGTATGGTGTACAGGTAATCGGTTGCCCGAAAACAATCGACGGTGACTTGAAGAACGATATGATTGAAACTTCTTTCGGTTTCGATACAGCTTGTAAGACTTATGCTGAAGTAATCGGTAACATCCAACGTGACTGTAACTCTGCACGTAAATACTGGCACTTCATCAAATTGATGGGTCGTTCGGCTTCTCACATCGCACTGGAATGTGCTTTGCAAGTACAGCCTAACGTATGTATCATTTCAGAAGAAGTGGAAGCAAAAGATATGTCTTTGGACGATGTAGTAACATCTATCGCTAAAGTGGTAGCAGACCGTGCAGCACAAGGACACAACTTCGGTACAGTTTTGATTCCGGAAGGATTGGTAGAGTTCATTCCTGCCATGAAACGTCTGATTGCTGAATTGAATGACTTCCTGGCTGCTAATGCTGAAGAATTCGGTCAGATTAAGAAATCTCACCAACGTGATTATATCATCCGCAAACTTTCTCCGGAAAACTCTGCTATTTATGCTAGTCTGCCGGAAGGTGTTGCCCGTCAGTTGACTTTGGATCGTGACCCGCACGGAAACGTTCAGGTATCATTGATCGAAACTGAAAAACTGTTGTCTGAAATGGTAGCTACTAAGTTGGCTGCATGGAAAGAAGAAGGCAAGTATGTTGGTAAATTTGCTGCTCAACACCACTTCTTCGGTTATGAAGGACGTTGTGCTGCTCCGTCAAATTTTGACGCTGACTATTGCTACTCTTTGGGTTACACAGCTTCTATGTTGATTGCTAACGGTAAGACTGGTTATATGTCTTCTGTACGTAACACAACAGCTCCTGCTGCTGAATGGATTGCTGGTGGTGTGCCTATTACCATGATGATGAACATGGAACGTCGTCACGGTGAAATGAAGCCGGTTATCCAGAAAGCATTGGTAAAACTGGATGGTGCTCCTTTCAAAGCATTTGCTGCACAACGCGAACGTTGGGCTATCGAAACGGATTATGTATATCCGGGTCCGATCCAATACTTCGGTCCTACAGAAGTTTGCGACCAGGCAACTAAGACTTTGCAACTGGAACAAGCTAAATAAATACATTTCAAAGTAGTTGTTAATACAACAGCTGCAATGAAGGGTTCTTTCAGGCACGGATTACGCGGATTAATACGGTTTTTAGTTATTTCTTATAACCCTGTATTCCGTGTAATCCGTGCCTATCTCTAAAAACATTGATCGTTTAAAGTAAATGCCACAACGCAACAACCCGATGTCTGCCGTACAGAAGAAAAGAACTGTTTCCACCACTAAAAGAAAGGGAACGACCTCTTCTTCCAAGACTTCCCGTACTTCAAAAAAGGAACAGGTGAAGCATCGAACTGTGATGCCTACCTGGCTTCGTAATATTCTGGCAGTGATGATTGTCGGTTGTTTCTCCGTCGCTTTCTATTATTTCTTTATCCGCCCTTATGCTTATCGATGGAAACCTTGCCATGGCTTAAAGGAATATGGTGTCTGCATCCCTGACGGATATGATATTCATGGTATTGACATTTCTCACTATCAGGGAAAGATTGACTGGAAGAAGCTGTTGCAGAATAAGGAGACGGCTACTCCTTTACATTTCGTCTTTATGAAGGCCACAGAAGGAGGAGATCATAACGATACCACATTTGAGGCAAATTTTGCCAATGCCCGTAATCATGGATTTATCCGTGGCGCTTATCATTTTTATATTCCGAGCACGGATGCTTTGAAACAGGCGGACTTCTTTATTCGCACGGTAAAACTTGTTTCCGGTGATTTACCTCCCGTACTTGATGTGGAAGTGACCGGGCGGAAGGAAAAAAAGGAATTACAGCAAGGCATCAAACGCTGGCTGGACCGGGTGGAATCTCATTATGGAGTGAAGCCTATTCTATACACTTCTTATAAATTTAAAACCCGTTACCTGGACGACTCTATCTTCAATGCATACCCTTATTGGATTGCCCATTATTATGTGGACTCTGTGCGGTATCAGGGGAAATGGCACTTTTGGCAACATACGGATGTAGGAAGTGTTCCCGGCATTAAAGAAGACGTAGATTTGAATGTGTTTAATGGCTCGTTAGAGGAACTTAAAAAGTTGACAATTAAGTAACGGGTATTTCTTTTCCCTACAACTTATCTCTTCTCATATTTGTTATAATCGTATTATTACTAAAAAATACGATTATGAACTTTGATATAGCTATTATTGGTGGTGGTCCGGCCGGGTACACAGCTGCCGAACGGGCAGGGGCCAACGGATTAAAAACTGTTCTTTTTGAGAAAAAGGCAATGGGGGGAGTATGTCTCAATGAGGGGTGTATTCCTACTAAAACTTTGTTATATTCTGCTAAAATACTGGATAGCATCAAGAGTGCTTCCAAATACGGCGTTTCTGCCGAATCTCCTTCGTTCGATTTATCCAAGATTATGAGCCGTAAAGATAAAACAGTAAAAATGTTGACGGGCGGTGTGAAGATGACTGTGAGTTCTTACGGAGTGACTATTATAGAAAAGGAAGCTCTGATAGAAGGAGAGAAAGAGGGGAAAATACAAATCACTTGTGACGGAGAAACCTATTCCGTGAAATATTTGCTGGTATGTACCGGCTCTGATACAGTGATTCCTCCTATACCGGGACTGTCAGAAATCAG includes:
- a CDS encoding efflux RND transporter permease subunit, whose translation is MKVTFFIDRPVFSAVISIVIVIVGIIGLTMLPVDQYPQITPPVVKISASYPGASALTVSQAVATPIEQEINGTPGMLYMESNSSNSGGFSATVTFDVSADPDLAAVEIQNRVKLAESRLPAEVIQNGISVEKQAPSQLMTLCLTSTDPKFDEIYLSNFATINVLDVIRRIPGVGRVSNIGSRYYAMQIWAQPDKLANFGLTVQDLQNALKDQNRESAAGVLGQQPVQGLDITIPITTQGRLSTVGQFEDIVVRANANGSIIRLKDVARVSLEASSYNTESGINGENAAVLGIYMLPGANAMEVAERVKEAMDEISKNFPEGLSYEIPFDMTTYISESIHEVYKTLFEALVLVVLVVYLSLQSWRATLIPVVAVPISLIGTFGFMLIFGFSLNILTLLGLILAIGIVVDDAIVVVEGVEHIMETEHLSPYEATKKAMNGLASALIATSLVLAAVFVPVSFLSGITGQLYRQFTVTIVVSVLISTVVALTLSPVMCSLILKPDSGKKKNIVFRKINEWLGIGSNKYVAAVTRTIKHPRRVLSAFGMVLIAIMLIHRIIPTSFLPVEDQGYFKIELELPEGATLERTRIVTERAIAYLEKNPYIEYIQNVTGSSPRVGSNQGRAELTVILKPWEERKSTTIEKIMHTVEKHLEEYPECKVYLSTPPVIPGLGSSGGFEMQLEARGEATFDNLVDATDTLMYYASKRKELAGLSSSLQSEIPQLYFDVDRDKVKMLGVPLADVFSTMKAYTGSVYVNDFNMFNRIYKVYIQAEAPYREHKDNINLFFVKASNGAMVPLTSLGNASYTTGPGSIKRFNMFTTAVIRGAAAQGYSSGQAMEIMEQIARDHLPDNIGLEWSGLSYQEKQAGGQTGMVMALVFLFVFLFLAAQYESWTVPIAVLLSLPVAALGAYLGVWVCGLENDVYFQIGLVMLVGLAAKNAILIVEFAKVQVDKGEDLVQSAIYAAKLRFRPILMTSLAFVLGMLPMVLASGPGSASRQAIGTGVFFGMIFAIVFGIILVPFFFVMVYKTKSKILKHKK
- a CDS encoding efflux transporter outer membrane subunit gives rise to the protein MKRKKLYIAILLLAGVLTSCKVGKSYVRPDLHLPDSLERSQDSVSFGDQDWRDIYTDATLRSLIERALDHNKDMLIAAARVKEMAAQKRISTAALLPDIKGKVTGERELENHGGDAFKRSDTFEAQFLVSWEVDLWGNLRWARSASIAEYLQSIEAQRALQMTIVAEVAQAYYELVALDTELDIVKQTLKAREEGVRLARIRFAGGLTSETSYRQAQVELARTATLVPDLERKISLKENDIAYLAGEYPNKIARSRLLQEFNSPETLPVGLPSTLLERRPDIRQAEQKLIAANAKVGVAYTNMFPRLALTGGFGSESTSLSELLKSPYAVMEGALLTPIFGWGKNRAALKAKKAAYEAEVHSYEKSVLEAFKETRNAIVNFNKIKEVYELRANLERSAKSYMDLAQLQYINGVINYLDVLDAQRGYFDAQIGLSNAIRDELIAVVQLYKALGGGWEQNP
- a CDS encoding IS1182-like element ISBf3 family transposase, yielding MAKLHFRPYIPNQTVLFPQRIDENIAATDPVRIVNAVIDNLNLESFKKLYKETGRCPYHPKMMLKVIIYAYMNNIYSCRKIEKHLLRDIHYIWLAGNEHPDFITINRFRNRVKEEINNVFTQLVLVLADKGFISLDVEYIDGTKIESKANKYTFVWRKTVERNRTRLMDKIRILLEQVDEAIAQENSIKDTSVEFTPCRLSDIVDELKEALERQPATKDKEEKKALRKKKKQVMELEGYRDKLIEYDNHLDTLGERNSYSKTDPGATFMRMKEDAMKNGQTKPGYNLQIGTENQFITDFRLFPNPTDTLTLIPFFHSFQYRYNRLPNICVADSGYGSEENYRFMQENGIEAFIKYNYFHKEQRPRYTPNPFHAESLHYNAQEDYYVCPMGQHMNRIGTKRDKTASGYIIESARYKAKRCEGCPLRGSCFKARGNRIIEVNHRLNQYKRQARERLLSEEGIKHRGRRCIEPEAVFGQMKYNMAYRRFRHVGEDKVTMDFAFFAIAFNIKKMCAKLIKEGKGLITVAKYMFMGLFITRYNWNIATCCQMHEEKAA
- a CDS encoding diphosphate--fructose-6-phosphate 1-phosphotransferase, giving the protein MTKSALQIARAAYQPKLPKALASGAVKAVAGAATQSVADQEAIKALFPNTYGMPLITFEAGEAVALPAMNVGVILSGGQAPGGHNVISGLFDGIKKLNPENKLYGFILGPGGLVDHNYMELTADIIDEYRNTGGFDIIGSGRTKLEAESQFEKGLEIIKQLGIKALVIIGGDDSNTNACVLAEYYAAKKYGVQVIGCPKTIDGDLKNDMIETSFGFDTACKTYAEVIGNIQRDCNSARKYWHFIKLMGRSASHIALECALQVQPNVCIISEEVEAKDMSLDDVVTSIAKVVADRAAQGHNFGTVLIPEGLVEFIPAMKRLIAELNDFLAANAEEFGQIKKSHQRDYIIRKLSPENSAIYASLPEGVARQLTLDRDPHGNVQVSLIETEKLLSEMVATKLAAWKEEGKYVGKFAAQHHFFGYEGRCAAPSNFDADYCYSLGYTASMLIANGKTGYMSSVRNTTAPAAEWIAGGVPITMMMNMERRHGEMKPVIQKALVKLDGAPFKAFAAQRERWAIETDYVYPGPIQYFGPTEVCDQATKTLQLEQAK
- a CDS encoding glycoside hydrolase family 25 protein yields the protein MPQRNNPMSAVQKKRTVSTTKRKGTTSSSKTSRTSKKEQVKHRTVMPTWLRNILAVMIVGCFSVAFYYFFIRPYAYRWKPCHGLKEYGVCIPDGYDIHGIDISHYQGKIDWKKLLQNKETATPLHFVFMKATEGGDHNDTTFEANFANARNHGFIRGAYHFYIPSTDALKQADFFIRTVKLVSGDLPPVLDVEVTGRKEKKELQQGIKRWLDRVESHYGVKPILYTSYKFKTRYLDDSIFNAYPYWIAHYYVDSVRYQGKWHFWQHTDVGSVPGIKEDVDLNVFNGSLEELKKLTIK